Below is a window of Tolypothrix bouteillei VB521301 DNA.
CCATCGTAGTCTCGTATGTAATGGGCGCTATCAAATGTAAATTCAGTGACCAATTTCCACTTTGGCATTCTTGTATCCTTTAATCATTGCCACTGGGTAATCGGGATTTACTGGATTCGGTATCAACTGTTGATTTTTACAATCTGCAAGTAAATCCAATTTTTCAAAAAATTACTTGACCAATTAATAGTTTAGTTCCCATAAAAAAAGCTTTATCAACTGTTATCTTTACCTCACATTTAATAATTATTGGTCTAGTTGCTACAATAGCTTTTTGATTTCCATCATTCGTATTGTGCAACTCTATTATTACACATCACAAAAAAGGTAATCTGAATTCACCCAACCTTCCAAACCACTCACCTTAGTGTTGGGACCATTAACCACACGGACGTAAACCCAAGGTTCCGCTCCCCACCTCAGCCATTTAACAACGTTGCCATTATTTAAACCAGCTTTTGATTTACCATTGGGTGTAGATCGTAAAGCTAACTGTCCCTGTGTAATATTTATGACTTTACAGGATTCTGGTGAAGATGCTGTTTTCTCATCACAAATCAAGTAATTGGAATTAACCCAACCTTCTAAACCGTTCACTTTAATATTGGGACCCCGAAGTACCCGAACGTAAACCCAAGGCTCGCTTCCTTGCCTTAATAATTGTACGCTATTGTTATTATTTAGACCTGCTCTTGACTTGCCATTAGGTTGAGAGCGTAAGGCTAGTTGACCTGTTTGAATATTAGTTACCGTGCAACTGGTTTGTTGAGCAAGAATTTTTTGATTTCCCATACCAGCAAAGGCAGTAGGAACAAAGTTAAAACTAGATAAAGATAAGGATATTAGAAATATCTTTAACAGAGAGGTTTGGTTTTTCATCGGTCATCAATCTCCACATCTCGGACAAGCACCGATCGTTAAGTCAAGCGCCATGCCTCCGAGAAAATTAACACCTCTTTAAACTAACTTCACTATGATTCCCTTGTACTCTGAGAATCTACGGAAATATAATAATGTAGATGGGCAGTACAGGACTCGAACCTGTGACATCCTGCTTGTAAGGCAGGCGCTCTACCAACTGAGCTAACCGCCCGTCGTGTTTTGACTCACAAGAACTAATGTTAGCACAGAAATTTTGAAAACGCGATAGTATTTTTGAGAAAATTTTTTCCACATATTCCTATGCCCTCTGGTCGGACTCACGATCGCATTACTCTATGGGCTTTGCCACTTGTGACAGGGGTGACTTTCTGGCAAACCAAAAGCGGTAACCTAACACTACTAGTAGCAGGAGGGTTTCTGTTTGGCGGACTGATGTTCGGTCCCGATTTAGATATTTACTCGCGCCACTACCAGCGCTGGGGATTTTTGCGTTTTATTTGGTTACCTTATCAAAAAAGTTTGCGTCATAGGTCATTCTTATCCCACGGTCCCATTATTGGTACAACACTGCGAGTTATCTATCTCAGCACCTTGGTAGCTATCTTAGGAATTTTGGTTATAGTAGTTGGCGAAAAGCTGTGGAATCTGCAGCTAGATTGGCAAATATTGCATAAGAATACAGCAAACACGCTATTCAATTACTCCAGAGAACTTCTAGCCCTATTCTTTGGGCTAGAAATAGGTGCTATGAGTCATTCTTTAAGCGATTGGAGTGGTTCGGCATACAAGCGAGTGAAAAAGCAAGGAGTCAGTGGATTGCTACCTCGTGGGAAAATGAAGAAAAGTAAAGTGAAAAGGGGTACGAGGAGACAAGGGGGAGCAGGGGATAAGGGGACACGGGGGACTAGGAAGAAAGGGAGCAGGGAAGCAGGGGAGCAGGGGAGCAGAGAAGCAAAGAAGTAGAGGAGCCTACCTTATCCTCGGTATCCTTCAATCCAAAATCTAAAATCCAAAATTTGTATAATCATTAA
It encodes the following:
- a CDS encoding SH3 domain-containing protein; protein product: MKNQTSLLKIFLISLSLSSFNFVPTAFAGMGNQKILAQQTSCTVTNIQTGQLALRSQPNGKSRAGLNNNNSVQLLRQGSEPWVYVRVLRGPNIKVNGLEGWVNSNYLICDEKTASSPESCKVINITQGQLALRSTPNGKSKAGLNNGNVVKWLRWGAEPWVYVRVVNGPNTKVSGLEGWVNSDYLFCDV
- a CDS encoding metal-binding protein; its protein translation is MPSGRTHDRITLWALPLVTGVTFWQTKSGNLTLLVAGGFLFGGLMFGPDLDIYSRHYQRWGFLRFIWLPYQKSLRHRSFLSHGPIIGTTLRVIYLSTLVAILGILVIVVGEKLWNLQLDWQILHKNTANTLFNYSRELLALFFGLEIGAMSHSLSDWSGSAYKRVKKQGVSGLLPRGKMKKSKVKRGTRRQGGAGDKGTRGTRKKGSREAGEQGSREAKK